A DNA window from Argiope bruennichi chromosome X2, qqArgBrue1.1, whole genome shotgun sequence contains the following coding sequences:
- the LOC129960475 gene encoding uncharacterized protein LOC129960475, translating to MNSKFYRNKELLSLNTQRTHEKLFNFSNIVKFSFIVQKSLIPLDLELCKYCLQRGENNKDTRSYFDPFPPRPKNIYISTEESCRKYFWDDRKILYKRNLDISNCFEQSLRANLPESALELYGTYFNKISISKTVDRCVLHSIKMHAYQNTDSKIKFIKLLLKLRKLQDPFIEKFCSKYGLEFLRDLRHKSNDSNLVKAVLNMIDFEAWMTDNQDPEFLEDLLFHIRRSECNLNEGIEYKKDFINDCTVKKKFLDVEPFLKYKDSPHFTSESYRHLKTKMRRHLMGQAVKKAEYYLGRKRSLLLLQILWSFYNRTQPSASVALRLIWDSVPDAYISLKEFVLIFAASLSPITINMIYSFYTKAICQRSESNTPRSLQHYCKIAIRRALGSKKLWLPDAIKQIGFPPKVEAFLNLERSI from the exons ATGAATTCCAAATTCTACAGGAATAAAGAACTGCTTTCTTTGAATACTCAGCGTACacatgaaaaactttttaatttctcgaatattgTGAAATTTAGCTTCATCGTACAGAAATCGTTAATTCCCTTAGATTTGGAATTATGCAAATATTGTTTGCAACGTGGCGAAAACAACAAGGATACTCGCAGTTACTTCGATCCTTTCCCTCCGAGaccgaaaaatatttatataagcacAGAAGAAAgctgcagaaaatatttttgggacGATCGAAAAATTTTGTACAAGCGTaatttagatatatcaaattgTTTTGAACAAAGTCTGAGAGCAAATCTTCCGGAATCAGCTTTGGAATTGTACggtacttattttaataaaatatccataTCCAAGACAGTGGATAGATGCGTTTTGCATAGCATTAAAATGCATGCATATCAGAACACTGATAGCAAAATCAAATTCATAAAGTTGTTATTGAAATTGCGAAAATTACAAGATCCTTTCATCGAAAAATTTTGCAGTAAATACGGGCTTGAATTTCTACGAGATTTACGTCATAAATCCAATGACTCAAATTTAGTGAAAGCTGTTTTAAATATGATTGACTTTGAAGCTTGGATGACAGATAATCAAGATCCAGAATTCCTGGAAGATCTTTTGTTCCATATTCGTCGCAGCGAATGCAATTTAAACGAAGGAATAGAGTacaaaaaagatttcataaatgaTTGTACAGTCAAAAAGAAGTTTTTGGATGTTGAaccttttttaaagtataaagatAGTCCACATTTTACTTCGGAGTCTTACAGGCATCTCAAGACAAAAATgcg tcgTCATCTGATGGGACAAGCAgtaaaaaaagcagaatattaCCTGGGCAGAAAAAGAAGCTTACTCCTGTTGCAAATCCTCTGGTCCTTCTATAATCGGACCCAACCATCAGCATCTGTAGCTCTTCGCCTTATCTGGGATTCTGTACCCGATGCATATATAAGCCTGAAAGAGTTTGTCCTTATTTTTGCAGCATCTTTGTCTCCAATTACAATAAATATGATCTACTCCTTTTACACTAAAGCAATCTGTCAACGTTCTGAATCTAACACCCCCCGGTCACTTCAGCATTACTGCAAGATCGCCATACGAAGAGCTCTTGGTTCTAAGAAGTTATGGTTACCAGATGCTATAAAGCAAATAGGTTTCCCGCCCAAAGTTGAAGCATTCTTAAATCTTGAAAGATCGATCTAA